The following proteins are co-located in the Chlorogloeopsis sp. ULAP01 genome:
- a CDS encoding 2OG-Fe(II) oxygenase: MNNIVQQVRNRILRKVHQISFLQNQSEQVYLSALEKHSAYLPAISTEDLILVETIKREGVAIASLESLSVPSTDKMLQATKSLIPKIPKTTSGSKNEYVVHATCEQMLKHPEIFLWGLEQRLVNIVEHYLGLPAAYHGPYFRRDLANQVERKSRLWHIDTEDRKILKIIVYLNDVSEDCGPFQYIPQYLTDIVASSLKYQYGYIGEKRMQRALSSSYWKSCTGSAGTVVFAATASVFHRGKIPQSSDRFTVFFDYTSRQPKYPFYCHPSLPRHNLMSLASQFSEQQKQCIFWV, encoded by the coding sequence ATGAACAATATTGTTCAACAGGTACGTAACAGAATATTAAGAAAAGTACATCAAATATCATTCTTGCAAAATCAATCTGAGCAGGTTTATTTGTCTGCATTGGAAAAGCACAGTGCTTACTTGCCTGCTATTTCAACTGAAGATTTGATTTTAGTTGAGACTATAAAACGTGAAGGAGTAGCGATCGCTTCACTAGAGTCATTGTCTGTTCCCAGTACAGACAAAATGTTACAGGCAACAAAAAGTCTAATACCCAAAATACCCAAAACTACCTCCGGAAGCAAAAATGAATATGTAGTTCATGCGACTTGCGAGCAAATGCTAAAGCATCCAGAAATTTTTCTCTGGGGGCTAGAACAGCGTTTGGTAAATATAGTTGAACATTATCTTGGTCTACCGGCAGCGTATCATGGCCCATATTTTCGCAGAGATTTGGCTAATCAAGTTGAGCGAAAATCTAGGTTATGGCATATAGACACAGAAGATAGAAAAATTCTCAAAATAATCGTTTACCTGAATGATGTTAGTGAGGATTGCGGCCCGTTTCAATATATCCCACAATATCTAACTGATATAGTTGCTAGCTCTTTGAAATACCAATATGGATACATTGGCGAGAAAAGAATGCAAAGAGCTTTGTCATCATCGTATTGGAAATCATGTACCGGAAGTGCAGGAACAGTAGTTTTTGCCGCCACCGCTAGCGTTTTTCATAGAGGAAAGATACCTCAATCATCTGATCGATTTACAGTATTTTTTGATTACACTTCTCGACAACCAAAATATCCATTTTATTGTCATCCTTCCCTACCTCGGCATAATTTAATGTCACTTGCCTCACAGTTCTCAGAGCAACAAAAGCAATGTATATTTTGGGTATAA
- a CDS encoding PIN/TRAM domain-containing protein, whose amino-acid sequence MLDAIIIFSFILAAAGIGFYSTDLLPDGAMDRVTNLEALRFVVAVFAAIIGGAIGLRFQTEYRRLEAQVRDLPFEVILTRAIGLVIGLLMANLMLAPLFLLPIPTDFSFIKPLVAVVGSIVLAYTGMNLADTHGRGLLRLINPNTVESMVVEGTLKPASTKVLDTSCIIDGRIETLLETGFLEGQIIVPQFVLQELQQVADASKDQKRVRGRRGLEILNRIKTAYPDRILINTVDYEDIATVDAKLVRFAQEINGTLLTNDYNLSKVASVQKVPVLNVNDLVNAVRPTYLPGDNLDLKILKEGKEPSQGIGYLDDGTMVVVEEGSSYVGGEVRVVVTSALQTSAGRMIFAKPQASALA is encoded by the coding sequence ATGCTTGATGCAATTATCATATTCTCATTCATCCTGGCAGCGGCAGGGATAGGGTTCTATAGTACCGATTTACTACCCGATGGGGCAATGGATCGGGTTACGAACCTAGAAGCTCTGCGTTTTGTTGTTGCCGTTTTTGCTGCCATTATTGGAGGCGCAATCGGATTAAGATTTCAGACTGAGTATCGTCGTCTGGAGGCGCAAGTTCGAGACTTGCCATTTGAAGTCATTTTAACTCGTGCTATTGGTTTAGTCATCGGGTTACTGATGGCTAATCTGATGTTAGCACCTCTATTTTTACTGCCAATTCCCACTGACTTTAGTTTTATTAAACCATTAGTAGCGGTTGTTGGTAGCATAGTGCTGGCATACACGGGTATGAACTTAGCAGATACTCACGGACGTGGGTTGTTGCGTTTAATTAATCCCAACACCGTAGAAAGTATGGTGGTGGAAGGAACGCTAAAACCAGCCAGCACCAAAGTTTTAGACACTAGCTGTATTATAGACGGTCGAATCGAAACCCTACTTGAAACTGGCTTTTTGGAAGGACAAATTATTGTACCGCAATTTGTCTTGCAAGAATTGCAACAAGTAGCAGATGCGAGCAAAGATCAAAAGCGGGTGCGGGGAAGACGGGGGCTGGAAATTCTCAACCGCATCAAAACAGCTTATCCCGATCGCATATTGATCAATACGGTTGACTACGAAGATATTGCGACAGTTGATGCAAAGCTAGTCCGGTTTGCCCAGGAAATTAATGGCACACTGCTCACGAATGACTACAACTTATCAAAAGTTGCCAGCGTTCAAAAAGTACCTGTTTTAAATGTCAACGATTTAGTAAATGCTGTACGTCCTACTTACTTACCGGGCGATAATCTTGACTTAAAGATTCTAAAAGAAGGAAAAGAACCAAGTCAAGGAATTGGCTATTTAGATGATGGCACAATGGTTGTTGTTGAGGAAGGCAGTAGTTACGTTGGCGGAGAAGTACGAGTAGTAGTCACGAGTGCCTTACAGACATCCGCAGGACGAATGATATTTGCTAAACCCCAAGCTTCGGCTTTGGCATGA
- a CDS encoding potassium channel family protein has product MKLLVQIIGAGLVIISLVDIYLTVLFPRLGSSLLSLRLGKGIWWLFRLVARLFPCKDKKVLSHSGPVLIIATVVVWVCLLICGFALIVWPDLGSAIKSTREWTDTGFTAALYYSGFSLTTLGTGDLTPETNFQRLLMILEAALGFSTFTLTITYLLSIYSALIRRNTFALSLHHRSAGTADAAEILARLGASGELSGVQQDISNIARDLINLLESQHSYPALLFFRFRQTYYALPRILLLAMDTATLMKSALNTKKYRSLVNSTATAELWGGSQQLLVELSSFFVSEHRANIDDSLEQVWQKRYYHAIEKFRAEGIETATDLEAGASLYICLRRKWNPSLAGLTSYMGYKWSEIAPSERFFE; this is encoded by the coding sequence ATGAAATTGTTAGTGCAAATCATCGGTGCAGGGCTTGTCATCATCTCGCTTGTAGACATTTACCTGACAGTATTATTTCCTCGTCTTGGCAGCAGTTTACTCAGTTTGCGATTAGGGAAAGGAATTTGGTGGCTATTCCGATTAGTGGCACGTCTTTTTCCTTGCAAAGACAAGAAAGTACTCTCCCACAGTGGCCCTGTATTGATAATTGCAACAGTGGTAGTATGGGTATGCTTGCTGATCTGTGGTTTTGCTCTAATCGTCTGGCCTGATTTGGGTTCAGCGATTAAATCTACTCGTGAGTGGACTGACACTGGTTTTACCGCCGCACTTTACTACAGTGGCTTTTCGCTGACAACGCTTGGTACAGGTGATTTGACACCAGAAACAAACTTTCAACGACTGCTGATGATCTTAGAAGCAGCACTTGGCTTCTCAACTTTTACATTGACAATTACCTATCTACTATCGATTTACAGCGCACTCATTAGACGTAACACTTTTGCTTTGAGCTTACACCACCGTTCTGCTGGTACAGCAGATGCGGCGGAAATACTAGCAAGACTGGGAGCTAGTGGTGAACTCAGTGGTGTACAGCAGGATATTTCCAATATTGCAAGGGATTTAATTAATTTACTTGAATCGCAGCACTCTTACCCAGCATTATTATTTTTCCGTTTTCGTCAGACTTACTATGCCTTGCCACGCATACTACTGTTGGCAATGGATACAGCTACTTTGATGAAAAGTGCATTGAACACTAAAAAGTATCGTTCATTAGTAAATTCCACAGCGACAGCAGAATTGTGGGGTGGGAGTCAACAACTGTTGGTTGAATTGTCTAGCTTTTTTGTGTCAGAGCATCGGGCAAATATTGATGACTCGTTAGAGCAGGTATGGCAAAAACGGTATTATCACGCTATAGAAAAGTTTAGAGCCGAGGGAATAGAGACAGCGACAGATTTAGAGGCTGGTGCTTCTTTGTACATCTGTTTGCGCCGAAAATGGAACCCTTCTTTAGCTGGGCTGACTAGTTATATGGGGTATAAATGGAGTGAAATAGCCCCTTCTGAAAGGTTTTTTGAGTAA
- a CDS encoding DUF3124 domain-containing protein has protein sequence MKLNPHFYLAIAFIFLVSCTSSEMSSKSQPALTQAKSSHQVVTLDKNFKIAMGQTIYVPVYSYIYHDEQQRILNLAATLSIRNTDLNQPIVITSVRYYDSDGKLVKQYLEQPIQLNALASSDFFISRNDNSGGLGANFIVEWVAQTEISEPIVEAVMIATEFQQGVSFISPGKVIKSQKN, from the coding sequence ATGAAGTTGAACCCACATTTTTATTTAGCCATTGCTTTTATTTTTCTTGTATCTTGTACATCATCAGAGATGTCGTCAAAGTCACAACCTGCTCTTACTCAGGCAAAATCATCTCATCAAGTGGTGACTTTAGATAAAAATTTTAAGATAGCGATGGGTCAAACCATTTATGTCCCTGTCTATTCTTATATTTATCATGACGAGCAGCAAAGAATTTTAAACTTAGCAGCTACACTTAGTATTCGTAATACAGATTTGAATCAACCCATCGTTATTACTTCTGTACGTTACTATGACTCAGATGGGAAATTAGTCAAGCAGTATTTAGAGCAACCCATTCAACTTAATGCGCTAGCTTCTAGTGATTTTTTTATCAGTAGAAATGATAATAGTGGGGGCTTAGGAGCTAATTTTATTGTGGAGTGGGTAGCCCAAACCGAGATTTCTGAGCCGATAGTGGAAGCAGTTATGATTGCTACTGAATTCCAACAAGGAGTTTCTTTTATTAGTCCTGGTAAGGTAATAAAAAGTCAAAAAAATTGA
- a CDS encoding sodium:proton antiporter encodes MDVASLVTVSIILLLLATGVALLTRRLRVPYVTGLVLAGLPITELLSRPIGLEPSLVLNLFLPILIFDAGINTDISRLRSTFKPIALLAAPGAVLSGAIIAVVLKFGLGLFWIPALLVGVILANTDTVSMIAVFKEIPVPSRLSTIVEGETLFNDAAALVSFNLILQVYSTGSFTLLEGIQQLLFIALGGCLVGLVLGYLSIPIFARLDDPLSSLLLTVAVALGTFQAGQFLGVSGAVAVVVAGLIFGNFGLSRNTPASSRITLLSFWEYASFTANTFIFLLIGVEIDLLTLWRALPAILLTVLAYQVGRVLTVYPLLATVRWFDRPIPLRWQHLLFLGNIKGSLSMALALSLPTTLPGREFLITLVFGSVLVSLVGQGLSLPWLVKRLKLSQFSEAQQQVEELQAQLITAKAAQDELESLLKSGVLPKAVYEEMRSSYQVQIATAEKALREFYNRRPDEFDPKSGEYKKLDAIRRRLLLAEKAALSEAIRKRILSEEIVHGRLKKIDELLLKLEDD; translated from the coding sequence TTGTCTCGTCCTATTGGTTTAGAGCCTTCCTTGGTTTTGAATCTGTTTCTGCCAATTTTAATATTTGATGCTGGCATTAATACAGATATTAGCCGCTTACGCAGTACGTTTAAACCAATTGCCCTTCTAGCTGCTCCTGGGGCTGTGTTGTCCGGTGCTATTATTGCTGTTGTGTTGAAATTTGGGCTAGGGCTTTTTTGGATACCTGCTCTACTTGTAGGAGTCATTCTCGCAAACACTGATACGGTTTCAATGATTGCCGTTTTTAAGGAGATACCAGTACCCTCGCGGCTTTCCACTATTGTTGAAGGAGAAACTCTCTTCAATGATGCTGCTGCCTTAGTTTCATTTAACCTAATTTTGCAGGTATATTCAACAGGTTCGTTCACATTATTAGAGGGAATCCAACAACTGCTATTTATTGCTCTAGGAGGCTGTCTTGTTGGATTAGTCTTGGGCTACTTGAGCATACCTATATTTGCCCGCTTAGACGATCCCCTTAGCAGTCTCTTACTAACTGTTGCAGTTGCATTAGGCACTTTTCAGGCTGGGCAATTTCTAGGTGTATCAGGTGCTGTGGCTGTTGTTGTGGCTGGATTAATTTTTGGGAATTTTGGGCTTTCTCGCAATACTCCCGCTTCTAGTCGCATCACTTTACTAAGTTTCTGGGAATACGCAAGTTTTACTGCCAATACCTTTATTTTTCTGTTGATTGGTGTAGAGATAGATTTGCTAACGCTGTGGAGGGCTTTGCCTGCTATTCTACTTACAGTTTTGGCTTATCAAGTCGGACGAGTTCTTACAGTTTATCCGCTGTTAGCTACGGTTCGTTGGTTTGATCGTCCAATTCCACTGCGTTGGCAACATTTACTCTTTTTAGGCAACATCAAAGGTTCACTCTCAATGGCTCTGGCGTTAAGTTTACCCACCACACTGCCAGGGCGAGAATTTCTCATCACTTTAGTTTTTGGCAGTGTACTGGTGTCATTAGTAGGGCAGGGGTTAAGCTTGCCTTGGTTGGTAAAACGCTTAAAATTATCTCAATTTTCAGAGGCACAGCAGCAGGTTGAAGAATTGCAAGCCCAATTAATCACAGCCAAAGCAGCCCAGGATGAATTAGAGAGTCTTTTGAAATCAGGGGTGTTGCCAAAAGCTGTTTATGAAGAGATGCGCTCAAGTTACCAAGTACAAATTGCAACCGCAGAAAAAGCATTAAGAGAATTCTACAATCGTCGTCCGGATGAGTTTGATCCTAAAAGTGGAGAATATAAAAAACTTGATGCGATTCGTCGTCGTTTACTATTGGCAGAAAAAGCAGCACTAAGCGAGGCAATACGTAAGCGAATCCTCTCAGAAGAAATTGTGCATGGGCGGCTTAAAAAAATTGATGAACTATTGCTGAAATTAGAAGATGATTAA
- the glgB gene encoding 1,4-alpha-glucan branching enzyme, protein MTTIAPEQVNRIVWNQHHDPFEVLGSHLIEENGKNVWAVRAYLPNASSAWVVLPEQRKEYAMQTVHHPHFFECTIETKELANYQLKIKEGEHERVIYDPYAFRSPRLTDFDLHLFAEGNHHRIYEKLGAHPTEVDGVKGVYFAVWAPNARNVSIIGDFNNWDGRKHQMRKGITGVWELFVPELGVGEHYKYEIKNIEGHIYEKSDPYGFQQEPRPKTASIVSDLDSYTWNDQDWMEVRRHTEPLTQPISVYEVHIGSWLHASSAEPAKLPNGETEPVVPVSELKPGARFLTYRELADKLIPYVKDLGYTHVELLPIAEHPFDGSWGYQVTGYYAPTSRYGTPEDFMYFVDQCHKNGIGVIVDWVPGHFPKDGHGLAFFDGTHLYEHADPRKGEHKEWGTLVFNYSRNEVRNFLVANALFWFDKYHIDGIRVDAVASMLYLDYCRKEGEWVTNQYGGRENLEAAEFLRQVNHIIFSYFPGIVSIAEESTSWPMVSWPTYTGGLGFNLKWNMGWMHDMLDYFSMDPWFRQFHQNNITFSMWYNHSENFMLALSHDEIVHGKSNIIGKMPGDRWQKFANVRCLFTYMFAHPGKKTMFMSMEFGQWSEWNVWGDLEWHLLQYEPHQQLKVFFKELNHLYRTEPALYTLDFAREGFEWIDCSDNRHSVVSFVRTAKDSDDFVIVICNFTPQPHSHYRIGVPEPGFYTELFNSDARQYGGSNMGNLGGKWTDNWSMHNRPHSLDLCLPPLGVLILKLDRKKTAEVMES, encoded by the coding sequence ATGACTACGATCGCCCCTGAACAGGTTAACCGTATTGTTTGGAATCAGCATCACGATCCTTTTGAAGTATTAGGTTCCCATCTCATAGAAGAAAATGGCAAAAATGTCTGGGCTGTGCGAGCGTACCTACCCAATGCCAGTTCAGCGTGGGTGGTTCTTCCTGAACAAAGGAAAGAGTATGCGATGCAAACTGTGCATCATCCCCACTTTTTTGAATGCACAATTGAAACCAAAGAATTAGCAAACTACCAGTTAAAAATCAAAGAAGGAGAACATGAGCGAGTCATTTACGATCCTTATGCCTTTCGTTCTCCTCGCTTAACCGATTTTGATTTACACTTGTTTGCTGAAGGCAATCATCATCGAATTTACGAGAAATTAGGAGCGCATCCCACAGAAGTAGATGGTGTCAAAGGCGTGTATTTTGCCGTCTGGGCGCCAAATGCCCGTAACGTCTCAATTATAGGAGATTTTAACAATTGGGACGGACGCAAACACCAAATGCGTAAAGGTATCACTGGAGTTTGGGAATTATTTGTTCCTGAACTTGGGGTAGGAGAACATTACAAATACGAAATAAAAAACATAGAAGGGCATATTTACGAAAAATCCGATCCCTACGGTTTCCAACAAGAACCCCGCCCCAAAACAGCATCGATTGTTAGTGACTTGGATTCCTATACGTGGAACGATCAAGACTGGATGGAGGTGCGGCGTCACACCGAGCCCCTCACCCAACCAATTTCAGTATATGAAGTACATATCGGTTCTTGGTTACACGCCTCTAGTGCAGAGCCTGCCAAACTTCCCAATGGTGAAACCGAACCTGTAGTTCCTGTTTCGGAACTCAAACCCGGCGCACGTTTCCTCACCTATCGGGAATTAGCAGACAAGTTGATCCCTTATGTCAAAGATTTGGGATACACCCACGTTGAACTATTACCAATTGCTGAACATCCCTTTGATGGTTCTTGGGGTTATCAAGTCACAGGCTACTATGCCCCTACTTCTCGTTATGGAACCCCTGAGGATTTTATGTACTTTGTTGACCAATGCCACAAAAATGGGATTGGAGTAATTGTAGACTGGGTTCCGGGTCACTTTCCCAAAGATGGTCATGGTTTAGCGTTCTTTGATGGCACTCACTTGTACGAACACGCCGATCCTCGTAAAGGCGAACATAAAGAATGGGGTACTTTAGTATTTAACTACTCGCGCAACGAAGTTCGCAATTTCCTCGTTGCCAATGCCTTATTCTGGTTTGACAAATATCACATTGACGGCATTCGGGTTGACGCAGTTGCTTCCATGCTTTACCTCGATTATTGCCGCAAAGAAGGAGAATGGGTTACCAATCAATACGGCGGCAGAGAGAATTTAGAAGCAGCAGAGTTCTTACGTCAAGTCAATCACATTATCTTTAGTTATTTTCCTGGAATTGTTTCGATTGCCGAAGAATCGACTTCTTGGCCAATGGTATCTTGGCCGACTTATACTGGAGGATTGGGTTTTAACTTGAAATGGAACATGGGCTGGATGCACGATATGCTGGATTATTTCAGCATGGATCCTTGGTTCCGCCAGTTCCACCAGAACAATATCACCTTTAGTATGTGGTATAACCACAGCGAAAACTTCATGCTGGCACTCTCTCACGATGAAATTGTGCATGGCAAGAGCAATATCATCGGTAAAATGCCGGGAGATAGGTGGCAAAAGTTTGCTAACGTGCGTTGTTTGTTTACCTATATGTTTGCTCACCCAGGCAAAAAAACCATGTTCATGAGCATGGAATTTGGGCAGTGGAGCGAGTGGAATGTTTGGGGCGACTTAGAGTGGCACTTGTTACAGTATGAGCCACACCAACAACTCAAAGTATTTTTTAAGGAGTTGAACCATCTCTATCGTACTGAACCAGCATTGTATACCTTAGATTTTGCACGGGAAGGATTTGAGTGGATTGATTGTAGTGACAACCGCCATAGCGTCGTGTCATTTGTTCGCACAGCCAAAGACTCTGATGATTTTGTGATCGTCATTTGTAACTTTACACCCCAGCCTCATTCCCACTACCGGATCGGTGTACCAGAACCTGGATTTTATACCGAGTTGTTCAACAGTGATGCGCGTCAGTACGGTGGCAGCAACATGGGTAATTTAGGCGGCAAATGGACTGATAATTGGTCTATGCACAACCGTCCTCATTCACTAGATTTGTGTTTGCCACCGTTGGGAGTGTTGATTTTGAAGTTGGATAGGAAGAAGACAGCCGAAGTGATGGAATCTTAA
- the hemW gene encoding radical SAM family heme chaperone HemW — protein sequence MAQRDNFINVPSSAYIHIPFCRRRCFYCDFPVSVIGDRLRGESSGTMSKYVEVLCQEINIFSGWSQPLKTIFFGGGTPSLLSVQQVQKILAVLEQKFGISPGAEISMEVDPGTFDLAHLQGLSNAGINRVSLGVQAFDANLLQACGRSHNLADIFTAVDLIHACEIPEFSIDLISGLPHQTLEGWQESLEKAVAIVPTHISIYDLTIEPGTAFGRYYKPGATPLPTDEMTVKMYQMAQQILTSAGYEHYEISNYAKRGHQCRHNRVYWENRPYYGFGMGAASYVEEKRFTRPRKTKEYYQWVEDGCLIDCEVTSPDEILLETLMLGLRLAEGVSLEVLEKQFGVERVEEIKKYCQPFFEKGWVEVAQRRLRLSDPDGFLFSNVVLAKLFSELGSN from the coding sequence ATGGCTCAAAGAGATAATTTTATAAATGTTCCCAGTTCTGCTTATATACATATTCCCTTTTGTAGACGACGATGTTTTTACTGTGATTTTCCTGTTTCTGTGATTGGCGATCGCCTGCGAGGTGAAAGCTCTGGCACGATGTCCAAATATGTAGAAGTGTTATGTCAAGAAATAAACATTTTCTCTGGTTGGAGTCAACCATTAAAAACTATTTTCTTTGGCGGTGGCACTCCTTCACTTCTGTCTGTACAACAGGTGCAAAAGATATTAGCAGTATTAGAACAAAAGTTTGGTATTTCTCCTGGAGCAGAAATTTCAATGGAAGTAGATCCAGGTACGTTCGATCTAGCACATCTTCAGGGCTTATCTAATGCAGGGATTAACCGCGTCAGTTTAGGTGTACAAGCTTTTGATGCAAACTTACTTCAAGCGTGTGGGCGATCGCACAACCTTGCCGATATTTTCACAGCTGTTGATTTAATTCACGCCTGCGAAATTCCTGAATTCAGCATAGATCTAATATCAGGATTGCCGCATCAGACTTTAGAGGGGTGGCAAGAGTCATTAGAAAAAGCAGTTGCCATAGTACCAACACATATATCTATATATGATCTGACTATTGAACCAGGAACCGCCTTCGGTCGTTATTATAAACCTGGTGCCACTCCCCTACCAACAGATGAAATGACAGTAAAAATGTACCAAATGGCACAGCAAATTTTAACTAGTGCTGGATATGAGCATTACGAAATTTCAAACTATGCCAAAAGGGGACATCAATGTCGGCACAATCGAGTCTACTGGGAAAATCGTCCTTATTACGGTTTTGGCATGGGTGCAGCAAGTTATGTAGAGGAAAAACGCTTCACTCGCCCCCGCAAAACAAAAGAATATTATCAGTGGGTAGAAGATGGGTGTTTAATTGATTGTGAAGTCACATCACCAGATGAAATTTTATTAGAAACCCTAATGTTAGGGTTGCGTTTAGCAGAAGGTGTGAGTTTGGAGGTGCTAGAAAAACAGTTCGGAGTGGAGAGAGTGGAGGAAATTAAGAAATACTGCCAGCCATTTTTTGAGAAAGGTTGGGTGGAAGTAGCACAAAGAAGACTGCGATTGAGCGATCCAGATGGGTTTTTGTTTTCTAACGTGGTTTTGGCAAAGTTGTTCAGTGAGTTGGGATCAAATTAA
- a CDS encoding energy-coupling factor transporter transmembrane protein EcfT: MDLLRSLPLGLYLEQPQTWLHKLDPRVKFIWLMSFLTTYVFANNLWRLLLVLVLIFITFIARIPRRVWRQQMGWLLMLCFFVFAIAAISPDGLGIKYQPRLPANESVVTEKSQPTTSTVEPSLANRQSNYSYVLFEQGAIKVTRRSLDLATSFSTILFTVIYSTNLYLLTTAPEGITAAIESLMQPLRRLKLPVTEITLTLTLSLRFIPLVLEEVQNLFRSVMTRAINWKKLGFKGAVKVWMLVAQRLLENLLLRAEQMANAMMVRGFTSPNEHRVQWHELRLRRLDWLAIAILILFWGARLAIGTKV, from the coding sequence ATGGATTTACTGCGATCGCTACCACTTGGTCTTTACTTAGAACAACCGCAAACTTGGTTACATAAACTCGATCCGCGAGTTAAGTTTATCTGGTTAATGAGCTTTTTGACAACCTACGTTTTTGCCAATAATTTGTGGCGTCTATTACTGGTGTTAGTTTTGATTTTCATCACTTTCATCGCCAGAATCCCCAGACGAGTTTGGCGGCAACAGATGGGCTGGTTGTTAATGTTATGCTTTTTTGTGTTTGCGATCGCTGCTATTAGTCCAGATGGACTTGGTATAAAATATCAACCACGTCTGCCAGCTAACGAATCTGTCGTAACTGAAAAATCACAACCCACAACTTCTACTGTTGAACCTTCACTGGCAAATCGTCAATCAAACTACAGTTATGTACTGTTTGAGCAGGGAGCCATAAAAGTTACTCGCCGTTCTTTAGATTTGGCAACTAGTTTCAGTACGATATTATTTACAGTCATTTACAGCACTAATTTGTATCTGCTGACAACTGCGCCAGAGGGAATTACAGCCGCGATAGAAAGCTTAATGCAACCCCTGCGCCGCCTCAAGTTACCTGTAACAGAGATTACATTAACATTAACTTTGTCTTTGCGGTTTATACCTCTAGTGTTAGAAGAAGTGCAGAATTTATTTCGTTCTGTAATGACAAGAGCAATTAACTGGAAAAAACTAGGATTCAAAGGAGCAGTAAAAGTTTGGATGCTGGTAGCACAGAGATTACTAGAAAATCTGCTACTGCGAGCAGAACAAATGGCTAATGCAATGATGGTACGGGGTTTCACTAGCCCAAATGAACATCGAGTTCAGTGGCACGAATTAAGATTAAGAAGATTAGACTGGCTTGCGATCGCCATTTTAATTCTATTTTGGGGAGCACGGTTAGCAATAGGTACCAAAGTTTAA
- a CDS encoding TrkA family potassium uptake protein, with amino-acid sequence MYVLIGGAGLVGLSLAQKLVELGHTVAVIDVNPNACRYAREQVGAMAFEGSAVSTEVLLEAGIRKANALAAVLRSDALNLAMVTLAKHYGVPHILTRMRHSDFAEPLRLAGANHIISTVDLAVTTMVNAIEYPQIESIMHFEQGQIEVLKLSIPNNCYVVGRRLAEIAQDSRFPTGSLIIGYQPHPHEDLTIPNGSTVLEPDSTVLIVTKPGSLHQVIDFIEGCK; translated from the coding sequence ATGTACGTGCTAATTGGTGGCGCAGGCTTAGTAGGCTTAAGTTTAGCGCAGAAACTAGTAGAATTGGGGCATACTGTTGCCGTCATTGATGTTAACCCTAATGCTTGCCGCTACGCCCGCGAACAAGTGGGAGCAATGGCTTTTGAGGGAAGTGCAGTTAGTACAGAAGTATTGTTAGAAGCTGGGATTCGTAAAGCCAATGCCTTGGCAGCTGTGCTCAGAAGCGATGCTTTGAACTTAGCAATGGTAACTCTTGCCAAACACTATGGTGTTCCGCATATTTTGACTCGGATGCGCCACTCCGATTTTGCTGAACCTCTACGTTTAGCAGGTGCCAACCATATCATTAGTACTGTAGATTTAGCAGTAACAACAATGGTGAATGCGATTGAGTATCCGCAAATAGAATCAATCATGCATTTTGAGCAAGGGCAAATTGAAGTGTTGAAACTATCCATTCCCAATAATTGCTATGTTGTTGGGCGTCGCCTTGCCGAAATTGCTCAGGATTCTCGTTTTCCTACTGGTTCTCTAATTATTGGCTATCAACCCCATCCCCACGAAGATTTAACAATTCCTAACGGGAGTACAGTACTTGAACCAGATTCCACCGTGCTGATTGTGACAAAACCAGGCTCATTACATCAAGTAATTGATTTTATTGAAGGCTGCAAATAA